The following are encoded in a window of Oncorhynchus mykiss isolate Arlee chromosome Y, USDA_OmykA_1.1, whole genome shotgun sequence genomic DNA:
- the LOC110509597 gene encoding microtubule-associated protein 1B, protein MATLVESADIETLSNSSNVMASPMSASLSHRFVDNKFYLLVVIGEMVTEDHLKCAIADIEKGIRSWDTNLIDCNLDQELKLFVSRHSARFSADVRGQRILHHKSSVLETVVLINPSDAAVSTEVCQMISDTARHKLLVLSGQCFEDTGELILQSGSFSFLNFIDIFTDPEIGELLITIHPANKASLALYCPEQGDWKNSNLDKHNLQDFINMKLNSPLILPEMEGLSEFTEYLSESVEIPSPFDMLEPPTSGGFLKLSKPCCYIFPGGRGDSALFAVNGFNMLINGGSDRKSCFWKLVRHLDRVDSILLTHIGDDNLPGINSMLQRKMAELEEEQSHGSQATGDWVKNLISPDIGVVFLNIPENIGKPAEPNFRVRRNIEEVAQTLHYLSKLNLRPEPLQRPVGNTIEPIILFQKMGVGKLEMYVLSPSNTSKDLQHFMKQWTGSEKDKASVLLPNGKESELPISYMTSISSLIVWHPSNPSEKIVRVLFPGNATQYHILEGLEKLKHLDFLKQPVVTQKELSSNLAPALKQAKLKHKTDSRESLKSVSRPSPSKSFKKESKEEAPEKAKTDAESAREKIQKFEKKEKPLVKKEKAKAPEKEVKAKAEPTHETPEKKKPEIKPKALKEKIIKKEPRKSVEKKNDEKEVNKEVAKEDEKLTSKKEETPKKEQKQETPKKEQKVNKEEVKKHILKKDKDFRRDSPMKVRKEEKKEQKKEDLKKDIKKPSKDVKNASSALGEGKKLAPKPKPLKKDDTTKKDFGSPFKSKGKPKVTKKDTKATDAKSAAAGAAAVTAGVVAATCAAEVLETERATMSSPEDLTKDFEELKEEEIVQEEEPVVVHREALLHSKESPEAEESLDEGITTTEHEGESRETPEEQEHKGKLSGSGSEKFEDEGTGLDYEKKGETEEVHEPMRREMDKHAEDSEDKDSEDEGADADQYVRDHNRNEREVQKLGLSVTHPHITSEPLSPAASIHDETLPAGSDDDEIASDDENRDEAYTATSGHTQSTIEISSVPTPMDEMSTPRDIMSDETTNDETEDSPSQDMARFGGTTLGDFERKRLSPLQDGPESDHSKSNATEGRDYHASASTISPPSSLEEDKEEGFKSDKFGLDSARLSSALSTTSPLIRSPSAPKGTFDSYPSGFAVPIELCTTLSGSSKAAAGSSTSPDDKTLEGTTSPHSSGHTPYFQSPVDEKYGSIPPANDHGPVIVEVTGDKEDSIRVSPMDDPIPDHTSPVEKVLSPMRSPPPVRGKTHFDLDQMLTIHLSQDEKKNGARDSNSVSSTNPFAGFKEESKMSISEGTTSDKSGSPVDEAVAEDTFSHVASASTTSLATSSFPEPTTDDVSPALHAEAGSPQSTEVEDSLSVSVVQTPTPFQEAEISPKGDSPRPMSISPDISPKTAKSKTLVQEPKSPEHSTMSFGQESPDHSLALDFNKQSPEHTYAGSLRATENGPTEVDYSPSEDNDLRPAEQCPPTMDKPMLFKENDSSHATSVSPSDASQSTPSTTTPCQMREMSPVLAQQMDKSPAIPSSSSYVCFTQKTEMSLGAETNPFKCGDSKSPVSPKVPSPSYLPLSSNLSDYQKCAGGSKDPDSSKKSPSSGSRTDVDLCLVTSCEYRHPKTELSPSFINPSPLEYFMNEENPLEEEKPLAKSDGGPPPPSSKLHAKQCEETPPTSISESAPSQTDSDVPPGTEECPSITADANIDSEDDSETLPTDRTLTYRHADPPPVAPRDSAPSPAHPDVTMVDPEADKPPPDDNNQTKDKDSKAEGVEKAKKKKLTKTKSSSPARKTGLSKVKDSKVIASPKKSAGEGKDAKNATNTSASRGVKSATSGSGSGKAAAAMPVPNCPPTYMDLVYIPNHCSAKNVDAEFFKWVRSSYYVVSGNDQTAREPSKAVLDSLLEGKATWGNNMQVTLIPTHDSEVMREWYQETHEKQQDLNIMVLASSSTVVMQDESFPACKIEL, encoded by the exons GTTTGTCAAATGATCTCAGACACAGCCAGACACAAGCTGCTGGTGCTTTCAGGACAATGCTTTGAAGACACAGGAGAGCTGATTCTGCAGTCCGGCTCATTCTCTTTCTTAAACTTCATAGATATATTCACAGACCCCGAG atTGGTGAATTGCTCATCACTATTCACCCAGCAAACAAAGCAAGCCTAGCCCTCTACTGCCCTGAGCAAGGCGACTGGAAAAATTCAAACCTGGACAAACACAACCTACAAGATTTCATCAACATGAAGCTCAACTCACCCTTGATACTCCCAGAGATGGAAGGTCTCTCAGAGTTCACAGAATACCTGTCGGAGTCAGTAGAAATCCCATCGCCATTTGACATGTTGGAGCCACCAACCTCTGGTGGTTTCCTGAAGCTCTCAAAACCATGCTGCTACATCTTCCCCGGCGGCCGCGGCGACTCAGCCCTCTTTGCGGTGAACGGGTTCAACATGCTTATCAACGGGGGCTCCGACCGTAAGTCCTGCTTCTGGAAGCTGGTGAGACACCTAGACCGGGTAGACTCCATCCTCCTGACCCACATCGGGGATGACAACCTGCCTGGCATCAACAGCATGCTCCAGAGGAAGATGGCTGAGCTGGAGGAAGAGCAGTCCCATGGATCCCAAGCTACCGGCGACTGGGTGAAGAACCTCATATCCCCAGACATTGGAGTTGTGTTCTTGAACATTCCTGAGAATATAGGGAAGCCTGCTGAACCCAACTTCAGGGTGAGGAGAAACATTGAAGAGGTGGCACAAACTCTCCATTACCTGAGCAAGCTGAATCTGAGGCCCGAGCCTCTGCAGAGGCCGGTCGGGAACACAATCGAACCCATCATTCTGTTTCAGAAGATGGGTGTGGGGAAGCTTGAGATGTATGTGCTTAGCCCATCAAATACCAGCAAGGACCTGCAGCACTTTATGAAGCAGTGGACAGGTAGTGAGAAAGACAAAGCCTCTGTTCTTCTGCCCAATGGAAAAGAATCAGAGCTCCCAATCTCTTACATGACCTCAATATCTTCATTGATCGTGTGGCACCCATCAAACCCTTCAGAGAAGATAGTGCGAGTTCTTTTCCCTGGAAATGCCACTCAGTATCACATTCTTGAAGGTTTGGAAAAACTAAAACACTTGGACTTTTTGAAGCAACCAGTTGTCACTCAGAAAGAGCTATCTTCTAACTTGGCTCCAGCCTTGAAGCAGGCAAAGTTGAAACATAAAACTGACAGCAGGGAGAGTCTGAAGTCAGTCTCAAGGCCATCACCAAGCAAAAGTTTCAAGAAGGAGTCAAAGGAGGAAGCTCCAGAGAAGGCAAAGACAGACGCAGAATCAGCTCGAGAAAAGATCCAAAAATTTGAGAAAAAAGAGAAACCTTTGGTGAAAAAGGAGAAAGCGAAGGCACCGGAAAAAGAAGTGAAGGCTAAAGCAGAGCCGACACATGAAACTCCAGAAAAGAAGAAACCTGAAATTAAACCAAAAGCTCTTAAGGAGAAGATTATCAAGAAAGAACCCAGGAAGTCTGTAGAAAAGAAAAATGATGAAAAGGAGGTAAACAAAGAAGTAGCGAAGGAAGATGAGAAGCTAACATCTAAAAAGGAGGAAACACCCAAAAAGGAACAGAAACAAGAAACACCCAAAAAGGAACAGAAGGTAAACAAAGAAGAGGTAAAGAAACACATTTTAAAGAAAGACAAAGATTTCAGGAGAGATTCCCCAATGAAGGTAAGGAAGGAAGAGAAAAAGGAGCAAAAGAAAGAAGATCTAAAGAAAGACATAAAGAAGCCATCCAAGGATGTAAAAAATGCTTCATCTGCATTAGGTGAAGGGAAAAAACTTGCACCAAAACCAAAACCTCTGAAAAAAGATGACACTACAAAGAAAGACTTTGGAAGCCCTTTTAAGTCCAAGGGGAAACCAAAGGTCACCAAGAAGGACACCAAAGCCACGGATGCTAAATCTGCTGCTGCAGGAGCTGCAGCTGTCACAGCAGGAGTGGTAGCTGCCACTTGTGCTGCGGAGGTCCTTGAGACAGAAAGAGCCACAATGTCTTCTCCAGAGGACCTCACCAAGGACTTTGAGGAGCTCAAAGAAGAGGAGATCGTTCAGGAGGAAGAGCCGGTGGTGGTCCACAGAGAGGCCCTCCTGCACTCTAAGGAGTCTCCTGAAGCAGAAGAGTCTCTGGATGAGGGGATCACAACCACTGAGCATGAAGGAGAAAGCAGGGAGACCCCAGAGGAACAGGAGCATAAAGGCAAGTTGAGTGGCAGCGGCAGTGAGAAGTTTGAAGATGAGGGAACTGGGCTAGATTATGaaaagaagggagagacagaagaggtCCATGAGCCAATGAGAAGGGAAATGGACAAGCATGCTGAGGATAGTGAAGACAAGGACTCTGAGGATGAGGGTGCGGATGCAGACCAATATGTAAGAGATCATAACAGAAATGAAAGAGAAGTACAGAAGCTGGGTCTGTCTGTGACACACCCTCACATAACATCTGAGCCTCTCTCTCCGGCTGCATCTATTCATGATGAGACCCTTCCAGCTGGCTCCGACGACGACGAAATAGCCTCAGATGATGAGAACCGAGACGAGGCATACACTGCTACATCTGGCCACACCCAGTCAACTATTGAGATCTCCAGTGTGCCTACTCCAATGGATGAAATGTCCACTCCAAGGGACATTATGAGTGATGAAACCACTAACGATGAGACAGAGGATTCTCCCTCTCAGGACATGGCCAGGTTTGGAGGAACCACGTTAGGAGACTTTGAGAGGAAGAGGCTGTCTCCGCTACAGGACGGCCCAGAGTCAGACCATTCAAAGAGTAATGCCACTGAAGGCAGGGACTACCACGCTTCTGCGTCCACAATATCTCCACCATCGTCACTGGAAGAGGACAAAGAGGAAGGATTCAAGTCAGACAAATTTGGTCTTGATTCGGCAAGACTCAGCTCTGCACTCTCCACTACTTCTCCTCTCATACGCTCCCCTTCAGCTCCTAAAGGAACCTTTGACTCATACCCCTCTGGATTCGCTGTACCAATTGAGCTGTGCACAACACTTTCAGGATCATCAAAGGCAGCAGCAGGGTCTTCCACCAGCCCCGATGACAAGACATTGGAAGGAACCACCTCACCTCATTCCTCTGGTCACACACCTTACTTTCAGTCTCCTGTGGATGAGAAGTATGGCTCTATACCACCTGCAAATGACCATGGTCCTGTAATCGTAGAGGTTACGGGTGACAAAGAGGATTCCATCAGGGTCAGCCCCATGGATGACCCAATTCCAGACCACACCTCACCTGTAGAGAAGGTGCTCTCCCCAATGAGGAGCCCACCACCAGTAAGAGGAAAGACACACTTTGATTTAGATCAAATGTTAACAATACACTTGAGTCAAGATGAGAAGAAAAATGGAGCTAGAGACAGTAACTCAGTCTCATCCACAAACCCCTTCGCAGGTTTCAAAGAGGAGAGTAAAATGTCGATCTCAGAGGGAACCACGTCTGATAAATCGGGCAGCCCTGTTGATGAGGCTGTAGCAGAGGACACTTTTTCACACGTCGCCTCGGCTTCCACCACCTCACTGGCCACCAGCTCATTCCCAGAGCCTACGACAGATGACGTTTCCCCTGCTCTCCACGCTGAAGCCGGCTCCCCTCAATCAACGGAGGTGGAGGACtccttgtctgtctctgtggttcAGACTCCAACCCCCTTCCAGGAGGCAGAGATCTCTCCCAAGGGGGACAGCCCCAGGCCCATGTCAATCTCTCCAGACATCTCACCAAAGACGGCCAAATCAAAGACACTAGTACAGGAGCCCAAATCCCCGGAACATTCGACTATGTCATTTGGTCAGGAGTCCCCTGACCACTCATTAGCCCTGGACTTCAACAAACAGTCTCCAGAGCACACCTATGCAGGCAGCTTGCGCGCCACGGAGAATGGGCCGACAGAGGTGGACTACAGCCCGTCAGAGGACAATGATTTGAGACCCGCTGAGCAGTGCCCACCCACTATGGACAAGCCTATGCTCTTCAAAGAGAATGACTCAAGTCACGCCACCTCTGTGTCCCCTTCAGATGCATCCCAATCCACCCCCTCGACCACTACACCTTGTCAGATGAGGGAAATGTCACCTGTCTTAGCCCAGCAGATGGACAAATCCCCTGCCatcccctcttcatcctcctatGTTTGCTTCACACAGAAAACAGAGATGTCTCTGGGAGCAGAAACTAATCCCTTCAAATGTGGAGATTCCAAATCCCCTGTCAGTCCCAAGGTTCCCTCCCCATCCTACCTTCCACTCTCCTCAAACCTCTCAGACTATCAGAAGTGTGCAGGTGGCTCCAAGGATCCAGACTCCTCCAAGAAGAGCCCTTCTTCTGGTTCCAGAACAGATGTTGACCTATGCTTGGTGACTTCCTGTGAATACCGACACCCTAAGACAGAGCTGTCCCCCTCCTTCATAAACCCCAGTCCCCTGGAGTACTTCATGAATGAGGAGAACCCTCTGGAGGAAGAGAAGCCCCTGGCTAAGTCAGATGGAGGACCTCCACCCCCCAGCAGTAAACTACACGCTAAGCAATGTGAAGAGACTCCACCAACCTCCATCAGTGAATCTGCCCCGTCCCAGACAGATTCGGATGTTCCCCCTGGGACTGAGGAGTGCCCTTCAATTACCGCAGATGCAAACATAGACTCTGAGGATGATTCTGAGACACTTCCCACTGACAGAACCCTAACGTACAGACACGCAGATCCTCCTCCCGTGGCCCCCAGGGACTCTGCTCCGTCTCCAGCCCACCCAGATGTCACCATGGTGGATCCGGAGGCCGACAAGCCACCCCCTGACGACAACAACCAGACCAAGGACAAGGACTCAAAGGCAGAGGGAGTTGAAAAAGCTAAGAAGAAGAAGCTCACCAAGACCAAGTCCTCCTCTCCGGCCAGAAAGACTGGGCTCTCAAAAGTAAAGGATTCAAAAGTAATAGCCTCTCCCAAAAAGAGTGCAGGAGAAGGGAAAGATGCCAAAAATGCCACCAATACCTCTgcgtcaaggggtgtgaaaagTGCCACATCAG GTTCAGGTAGTGGAAAGGCGGCAGCGGCAATGCCCGTACCCAACTGCCCTCCCACATACATGGACCTGGTTTACATCCCAAACCACTGCAGCGCCAAGAATGTGGATGCAGAGTTCTTCAAATGGGTCAGGTCCTCCTACTATGTAGTCAGTGGCAATGACCAGACGGCCCGGGAGCCCAGCAAAGCTGTCCTGGACTCACTGCTGGAGGGCAAAGCCACGTGGGGAAACAACATgcag GTGACCCTGATCCCGACCCATGACTCAGAGGTGATGAGGGAGTGGTACCAGGAGACTCACGAGAAGCAGCAGGACCTGAACATAATGGTGCTGGCCTCCAGCTCCACCGTGGTCATGCAGGATGAGTCCTTCCCCGCCTGCAAGATAGAGCTGTGA